Proteins encoded within one genomic window of Candidatus Giovannonibacteria bacterium:
- the scpB gene encoding SMC-Scp complex subunit ScpB: MDELAKKIEALLFVSGEGMAISRLASLLKKNEKEIRESLDWLEKHLAGEHALAILRDQDRVSLVSSKEVSKLVEDFAKEEFAGELTRAALETLTIISYKGPLKRFDIDYIRGVNSSFIIRNLLMRGLIERVRDQKDSRAFLYRISADFLKFLGVASISELPEYGNFSQKLDEFLKTASETE, translated from the coding sequence ATGGATGAACTTGCTAAAAAAATAGAAGCGCTGCTGTTTGTTTCCGGCGAGGGGATGGCGATTTCACGCCTCGCCTCGCTTCTTAAAAAAAATGAAAAGGAGATAAGAGAATCTTTGGATTGGTTGGAAAAACATTTGGCAGGGGAGCATGCGCTCGCGATTCTCCGTGACCAGGATAGAGTTTCTTTGGTAAGCTCCAAAGAAGTATCCAAACTGGTGGAGGATTTTGCCAAAGAAGAATTCGCCGGCGAGCTCACGCGCGCCGCGCTGGAGACGCTTACAATCATATCCTACAAAGGGCCGCTGAAACGCTTTGACATAGATTATATACGCGGGGTGAACTCTTCTTTTATAATCCGCAATTTACTTATGCGCGGGCTGATTGAGCGCGTAAGAGACCAAAAGGACTCGCGCGCCTTTTTGTACAGAATTTCGGCGGATTTTCTTAAATTTTTGGGGGTTGCCTCAATCTCTGAACTGCCGGAGTACGGAAACTTCTCTCAAAAGCTTGATGAATTTCTTAAGACCGCCTCCGAAACGGAATGA
- a CDS encoding D-alanyl-D-alanine carboxypeptidase, with translation MKMKKPTIFISVLLFLLISFFVRVEKKTAWPGVLPPSPEIEAKAALAKDLVSHEVLFKKNEKEALALASLAKIISALLVLDKNKLDEEVVISQDAVLAPEPSSLKVGEHFKVGDLLAMVMVESSNDAISALVEHTIQKESKDRDWFLDLMRQKAEVFDALSMNFYNISGLDISAEISGGYGSAEDVMKIAESSLGSPLWQFGEAREIISRERIKHALKPTNNLAPELTPLIGAKTGYTDLAGGNLLVIVEYPIGHPLGIVVLGSSEQGRFSDVKKILEWIKSR, from the coding sequence ATGAAAATGAAGAAACCGACGATTTTTATCTCTGTGCTTTTATTTCTACTTATTTCTTTTTTTGTAAGAGTTGAGAAAAAAACCGCGTGGCCGGGTGTTTTGCCGCCTTCTCCGGAAATTGAAGCGAAGGCGGCTTTGGCTAAAGATTTGGTAAGCCACGAGGTTTTATTCAAGAAAAATGAAAAAGAGGCGTTGGCGCTGGCAAGCTTGGCTAAGATTATAAGCGCGCTTCTTGTGCTGGATAAAAATAAGCTGGACGAGGAAGTTGTCATATCCCAAGACGCCGTGCTGGCTCCGGAACCGAGTTCTTTGAAGGTGGGGGAGCATTTTAAGGTAGGCGATCTTCTGGCGATGGTTATGGTTGAGTCCTCCAATGACGCGATTTCCGCGCTTGTTGAGCACACAATTCAAAAAGAGAGCAAAGACCGCGATTGGTTTTTGGATTTAATGAGGCAAAAAGCGGAAGTATTTGACGCGCTTTCAATGAATTTTTACAATATCTCCGGCCTTGATATTTCCGCAGAAATATCCGGCGGCTACGGCTCGGCGGAAGACGTCATGAAAATTGCCGAATCCTCGCTCGGCTCGCCTTTGTGGCAGTTCGGGGAAGCGAGAGAAATAATTTCCCGCGAGAGGATAAAGCACGCGCTCAAGCCGACGAATAATCTTGCGCCGGAACTAACTCCTTTAATCGGCGCAAAAACCGGATACACGGATTTGGCGGGCGGAAATTTGCTGGTAATTGTTGAATATCCTATCGGCCACCCATTGGGAATTGTGGTTTTGGGCTCTTCGGAGCAGGGCCGTTTCTCTGACGTCAAAAAGATTTTGGAATGGATTAAAAGTCGCTAA
- the ftsW gene encoding putative lipid II flippase FtsW: MRRAGSYDKIFFFLSIFLTLFGLFILASASIGFSMSKFGSPYYYFLHQVLYGVLPGLALLWATYKIPYEKWKKFALPLLLLAIFLMSLVLIPGIGLLHGGARRWLAFGGVSFQPAEFLKLAYIIYLAAWIESKSKSISSFKFGLLPFAIMSAFIASFLVMQPDIGTLMVLMISVLALFFISGGSFRQIALLSAVGLVIISVLVAVEPYRRERLKVFLDRQSDLQGSGYQINQALIAVGSGGLFGRGLGLSRQKFSYLPEPIGDSIFAVFAEELGFLGAISFLGAFLLFFLRGMWMASRAPDIFGSMLCAGILFLIMFQVLINISAIIGLMPLTGIPLPFVSYGGSALALTLAEVGIILNISRRKK, translated from the coding sequence ATGAGGAGGGCTGGCTCGTACGATAAAATATTTTTCTTCCTTTCAATTTTTCTCACTCTTTTCGGGCTTTTTATTTTGGCGTCCGCGTCAATCGGGTTTTCAATGTCCAAATTCGGCTCGCCGTATTATTATTTTCTGCACCAAGTCCTCTACGGCGTTTTGCCGGGTCTCGCGCTGCTTTGGGCAACATATAAAATCCCCTACGAAAAATGGAAAAAATTCGCGTTGCCCCTTCTGCTTTTAGCGATTTTTCTGATGTCTTTGGTTTTAATCCCCGGCATCGGGCTTCTCCACGGCGGCGCAAGGCGCTGGCTGGCTTTTGGGGGCGTGTCTTTCCAGCCGGCTGAATTTTTAAAGCTGGCTTACATTATATACCTAGCCGCCTGGATTGAGTCCAAATCAAAATCCATATCCTCTTTTAAATTTGGCCTCCTGCCTTTTGCCATTATGAGCGCTTTCATCGCTTCTTTTTTGGTTATGCAGCCGGATATCGGAACTTTGATGGTTTTGATGATTTCGGTTTTGGCCCTCTTTTTTATAAGCGGAGGAAGTTTTAGGCAGATAGCTTTGCTTTCCGCCGTCGGGTTGGTTATTATAAGTGTACTCGTGGCGGTTGAGCCATACCGCAGAGAACGTTTGAAAGTTTTTTTAGATCGTCAAAGCGATCTCCAAGGAAGCGGTTACCAGATAAATCAGGCGCTTATCGCCGTGGGCTCCGGGGGGCTTTTTGGCAGAGGGCTTGGGCTCTCGCGCCAGAAGTTCAGCTATTTGCCTGAGCCGATAGGGGATTCAATTTTCGCGGTTTTTGCTGAAGAGCTCGGTTTTTTGGGCGCGATTTCGTTCCTCGGAGCGTTCCTTTTATTTTTTTTGAGGGGCATGTGGATGGCCAGCCGGGCGCCGGATATTTTTGGAAGTATGCTATGCGCCGGAATTTTATTTTTAATCATGTTTCAGGTTTTAATAAACATATCCGCAATAATCGGGCTTATGCCGCTTACGGGGATACCTCTTCCTTTCGTAAGCTACGGCGGATCTGCTTTGGCGCTTACTTTAGCCGAGGTCGGCATTATTCTTAACATCTCCAGAAGAAAAAAATGA
- a CDS encoding UDP-N-acetylglucosamine--N-acetylmuramyl-(pentapeptide) pyrophosphoryl-undecaprenol N-acetylglucosamine transferase, translating into MKIVFTGGGTGGHFYPLIAVARSLKKIAESENIARLDLFFVSDEPADKELLLAEDIKFIKIPAGKMRRYFSLRYLPDTFKTVVGVFLAFWRVYLLMPDVIFSKGGYASFPTLLAARVLKIPVIVHESDAVPGLVSRWTGGWAKRIALSFAEAAKYFPGKNAAVTGNPVRQQIIGGNLAEAVEYFKLEEGTPVILVLGSSQGSEKINETALAMLPDAVKKYQIIHQTGRSNFEDVSGRARVILAKSEYKSRYHPYGFLGEGELRNASRAASIIVSRASSMIFEIAAWGAPAILIPLSSAAQDHQRENAYIYARFGGAEVIEETNLTPHLLLSEIDKILADPEKVKKMKLAAQAFARLDAADKIAKEIIKLGVHE; encoded by the coding sequence ATGAAAATAGTTTTTACTGGCGGCGGGACTGGCGGACATTTCTACCCACTGATTGCTGTCGCCAGATCTCTCAAAAAGATTGCCGAATCAGAAAACATAGCGCGGCTGGATTTATTTTTTGTCTCGGATGAACCGGCGGACAAAGAACTTTTGCTGGCCGAGGATATAAAATTTATAAAAATCCCGGCGGGCAAAATGAGAAGGTATTTTTCCTTAAGGTATTTGCCCGATACCTTCAAGACCGTCGTCGGCGTGTTTTTGGCTTTTTGGAGGGTGTATCTCTTGATGCCGGATGTCATTTTTTCAAAAGGCGGCTACGCCAGTTTTCCGACCTTGCTTGCCGCGCGCGTTTTAAAAATCCCGGTTATAGTCCACGAGTCCGACGCCGTCCCCGGTCTTGTAAGCCGCTGGACCGGCGGGTGGGCGAAGCGGATAGCGCTTTCCTTCGCAGAAGCGGCGAAGTATTTCCCCGGCAAAAATGCGGCTGTTACTGGTAACCCTGTCCGCCAGCAGATAATCGGCGGGAATCTGGCAGAGGCGGTTGAATATTTTAAATTGGAAGAGGGGACTCCTGTGATTTTGGTTTTAGGCTCGTCGCAGGGTTCGGAGAAAATAAACGAAACCGCGCTCGCTATGCTTCCTGACGCGGTTAAAAAATACCAAATCATACACCAGACCGGACGAAGCAACTTTGAAGACGTCTCCGGGCGCGCGCGGGTTATTTTGGCAAAAAGCGAATATAAAAGCAGATACCATCCATATGGCTTTTTGGGGGAAGGGGAGCTCCGGAACGCTTCGCGGGCCGCAAGCATAATCGTCTCAAGGGCCTCTTCCATGATTTTTGAGATAGCCGCTTGGGGGGCTCCCGCGATTTTAATACCGCTTTCTTCCGCGGCGCAGGACCACCAGCGGGAAAACGCTTACATTTACGCCAGATTCGGCGGAGCCGAAGTGATAGAAGAGACGAACCTTACGCCGCATTTGCTTTTGTCGGAGATTGATAAGATTTTGGCTGACCCGGAAAAAGTCAAAAAAATGAAACTTGCCGCGCAGGCCTTCGCCCGCCTGGACGCCGCCGATAAAATCGCAAAAGAAATAATTAAATTGGGAGTCCATGAATAG
- a CDS encoding glutamate--tRNA ligase yields the protein MNSKVRTRFAPSPTGFLHVGGLRTALYNYLFAKQNGGKFILRIEDTDRARTVEGAEKNIIETLRIFGLGFDEGPIRQSDNLAKYKKYSKELVAKGAAYEDDSAVRFKMPKDGVTVFADIIHGEIQIDNKTQEDFVILKSDGFPTYNLAHLVDDHDMAITHVIRGDEFISSMPKYIALHKAFGWELPQYAHLPLLLDKNRAKLSKREGEVAVHDFLDDGYLKEAVLNFVALLGWHSKTDQEIFSLEELIKEFKLERVQRAGAIFDTTKLDWMNGEYIQKKPLKDLVELSRGFFQFSISNFQFSNEYLKKIIALEQPRLKKLSELPEKTNYFFKEPEYDATLLKWKNMDNKEIKKSLETSKEIISNFQFPISKHDIEKIFLERAKKFKDRGELLWPLRVALTGKKASPGPFEIMEILGKEKSIARVASALNMLKPR from the coding sequence ATGAATAGTAAGGTGCGCACGCGATTTGCTCCGTCTCCGACAGGGTTTTTGCACGTTGGGGGGCTTCGCACGGCGCTGTATAATTATCTTTTCGCGAAGCAAAATGGAGGCAAATTTATTTTACGCATAGAAGATACTGACCGCGCGCGCACTGTGGAAGGAGCAGAAAAAAATATTATTGAGACATTGCGGATTTTCGGACTGGGTTTTGACGAGGGACCGATTCGGCAATCCGATAATTTGGCAAAATATAAAAAATATTCCAAGGAATTGGTAGCCAAAGGCGCGGCTTACGAAGACGACAGCGCCGTCAGATTTAAAATGCCGAAGGACGGCGTAACTGTCTTTGCCGACATTATTCATGGCGAAATTCAAATAGACAATAAGACGCAGGAAGATTTTGTGATTTTAAAATCGGACGGTTTCCCGACTTACAATTTGGCCCATTTGGTTGACGACCACGATATGGCCATAACGCATGTCATCAGGGGGGACGAATTTATCTCTTCAATGCCGAAATACATCGCGCTGCATAAAGCATTCGGCTGGGAGCTTCCTCAATATGCCCACCTGCCGCTTCTTTTGGACAAAAACCGCGCCAAGCTTTCCAAGAGGGAAGGGGAGGTGGCGGTTCATGATTTTTTGGACGACGGATATCTCAAAGAGGCCGTTTTAAATTTCGTTGCGCTTTTGGGATGGCACTCGAAAACCGATCAGGAAATTTTTTCATTGGAAGAGTTAATAAAAGAATTTAAGCTTGAGCGCGTTCAAAGAGCCGGCGCGATTTTTGATACTACGAAACTAGATTGGATGAACGGAGAATATATACAAAAAAAACCCTTAAAAGATTTGGTGGAATTAAGTAGGGGTTTTTTCCAATTTTCAATTTCCAATTTCCAATTTTCAAATGAATATTTAAAGAAAATCATCGCGCTGGAACAACCTCGCCTTAAAAAACTCTCGGAGCTTCCGGAAAAAACCAACTATTTTTTTAAAGAACCGGAATATGATGCCACGCTGTTAAAATGGAAAAATATGGATAATAAAGAAATTAAAAAATCGCTGGAAACCTCAAAAGAAATAATTTCCAATTTCCAATTTCCAATTTCCAAACACGACATAGAAAAAATATTTTTAGAGCGCGCAAAAAAGTTTAAAGATAGGGGAGAACTCTTATGGCCCCTCCGGGTTGCCCTAACTGGCAAAAAGGCCTCCCCGGGCCCGTTTGAGATAATGGAGATTTTAGGAAAAGAAAAAAGCATCGCCCGCGTTGCCTCGGCTTTAAATATGCTAAAACCCCGTTAG
- a CDS encoding peptidoglycan DD-metalloendopeptidase family protein encodes MKPKFKIIIMAALLALVLYSLSFAAESDDLKSQIDQKNTEIQQLETEIKQYQEGIEEAESTADTLKGEIKRLDNEIKKLNAQISLTQTRISKKELEIKELGKNITDTSASIKNRQAALAKILEGLNARESEGTLTALLKYDTMSDFFDELERIKSLNESIRENYEELKMLKLNLEDRKQKAEAARRDLKNLQNELLAHREIQKDARAEKNNLLAATKNQEALYQKLLRDREKRRAEIYEEIKQIENELKKQIDFGSLPTFGSGILLNPIDGGVITQEFGRTSFSRYTDVYGNGFHNGIDFRAAVGTPIRAADGGVVKATGNTDYICPRGSYGKWVLIDHPNKLATLYAHLSLVRVGPRQEVGKGDIIGYSGNSGYTTGPHLHFTVYDARTVQLRKSRVCGVLPYGGYLDPANYL; translated from the coding sequence GTGAAGCCGAAATTTAAAATCATTATTATGGCGGCGCTTTTGGCGCTGGTTTTATATTCTCTCTCTTTCGCCGCCGAGTCGGATGATTTGAAAAGCCAGATTGACCAGAAAAACACGGAAATCCAGCAATTGGAGACGGAGATTAAGCAGTATCAGGAGGGTATAGAAGAAGCCGAGTCAACCGCCGATACTCTCAAGGGTGAGATAAAGCGGCTGGATAACGAAATTAAAAAATTAAACGCGCAAATCTCGCTCACCCAAACGCGAATCTCAAAAAAAGAGCTGGAAATAAAAGAATTGGGCAAGAACATCACCGACACCTCGGCGTCCATAAAAAACCGCCAAGCGGCGCTCGCCAAGATATTGGAAGGACTTAACGCAAGAGAGAGCGAGGGGACTTTGACCGCGCTTTTAAAATATGACACAATGTCGGATTTTTTTGACGAGCTTGAGCGCATTAAATCTTTAAATGAAAGCATCCGCGAAAATTACGAGGAATTAAAAATGCTGAAACTTAATCTGGAAGACCGCAAACAAAAAGCGGAGGCGGCCAGGCGGGATTTGAAAAATCTTCAGAACGAGCTTCTGGCGCACCGCGAAATCCAAAAAGACGCGAGGGCAGAAAAAAATAACTTGCTTGCCGCGACGAAAAACCAGGAAGCGCTTTACCAAAAACTGCTCCGGGACCGCGAAAAGCGCCGCGCAGAAATTTACGAAGAGATAAAGCAGATAGAAAACGAGCTTAAAAAACAGATAGATTTCGGCTCTTTGCCGACTTTTGGCAGCGGAATTCTTTTAAACCCGATTGATGGGGGAGTGATAACGCAAGAATTCGGCCGCACGTCGTTTTCCAGATACACCGACGTTTACGGCAACGGTTTTCATAACGGAATTGATTTTAGGGCTGCGGTCGGCACGCCGATAAGAGCGGCTGACGGCGGCGTTGTTAAAGCCACCGGCAACACAGATTACATTTGCCCCAGGGGCTCATACGGCAAATGGGTCTTAATTGACCACCCAAACAAACTGGCGACTCTTTACGCGCACCTTTCTTTGGTGCGCGTAGGCCCTCGCCAAGAAGTAGGAAAAGGTGATATAATTGGATATAGCGGAAACAGCGGTTATACCACCGGTCCGCACCTTCATTTTACCGTTTACGACGCGCGCACGGTGCAGTTGAGAAAAAGCCGCGTCTGCGGGGTTTTGCCATATGGAGGATACCTTGACCCCGCAAATTATTTATAA
- a CDS encoding PD-(D/E)XK nuclease family protein gives MRTSYSALATYQQCPQKFKFEVIDKIKAPKSPEALFGSSMHGALKFMFSRDPLFPTLDEVLINFSENWKNAAAKASKSLASELAKIYDESGRKMLKEFFKSNPPWNFSVVDTESRFEVLLSDTQTQETHILAGIIDRIDKIGDGEYEIIDYKTNRKLPSQEAADRNLQMSLYHMALTRRWPSISPDKIKLSLYFLKHDEKISSKRSAENLKTTRDSVLKTIRQISQSQAQDNFPTIVSKLCDWCPYKPICPAWRHLYEKTEYPAPDEAALQSALREYFTIKETDNKNAARVKELQEIIKTYMDAQKIDRVFDERGYYISKKLQQRFKYDFDKVKEILTAAGLESAWQSILEADDKKLKIILKTLSPALRAQIESQKILAKEFIVLTPSSKPAKK, from the coding sequence ATGCGAACCTCCTACTCCGCGCTGGCGACGTACCAGCAATGCCCGCAGAAGTTTAAATTTGAAGTAATAGACAAAATAAAAGCGCCAAAGTCGCCGGAGGCGCTTTTTGGAAGTTCCATGCATGGGGCGCTTAAATTTATGTTTTCGCGCGACCCTCTGTTCCCCACCCTAGACGAGGTTTTAATTAATTTTTCCGAGAATTGGAAAAATGCCGCAGCCAAAGCGTCCAAATCCTTGGCATCAGAACTCGCGAAAATCTACGACGAAAGCGGGCGGAAGATGCTCAAAGAGTTTTTTAAATCAAACCCGCCGTGGAATTTCTCCGTCGTGGACACGGAATCACGCTTTGAGGTTTTACTGTCGGACACCCAGACCCAGGAAACTCATATTTTGGCCGGCATCATAGACCGGATTGATAAAATCGGCGACGGCGAATATGAAATTATAGATTATAAAACGAATAGAAAGCTCCCATCGCAGGAGGCGGCCGACCGGAATCTACAGATGTCGCTTTACCATATGGCGCTTACGCGCAGATGGCCAAGCATTTCTCCGGATAAAATCAAGCTCTCGCTTTATTTTTTAAAACACGACGAAAAAATATCTTCAAAAAGATCCGCGGAAAATTTAAAGACCACGAGGGATTCCGTTTTAAAAACAATCAGGCAGATAAGCCAAAGCCAGGCGCAAGATAACTTCCCCACCATTGTCTCCAAGCTTTGCGACTGGTGCCCCTATAAGCCGATTTGTCCGGCCTGGAGGCATTTATATGAAAAAACAGAATACCCTGCTCCAGATGAGGCAGCATTGCAGAGCGCGCTTAGGGAATATTTTACAATCAAAGAAACGGACAATAAAAACGCGGCGCGCGTTAAAGAATTGCAAGAGATTATAAAAACCTATATGGATGCCCAGAAGATTGACCGCGTTTTTGACGAACGCGGATATTATATTTCAAAAAAACTTCAACAGAGGTTTAAATATGATTTTGACAAGGTAAAAGAAATTTTAACCGCCGCTGGTTTGGAAAGCGCGTGGCAGAGCATATTGGAAGCGGACGATAAAAAACTAAAGATAATTCTTAAAACCCTCTCCCCCGCCCTCCGTGCCCAGATTGAATCGCAAAAGATTTTAGCAAAAGAATTTATCGTTTTAACTCCCTCATCAAAGCCGGCGAAAAAATAA
- a CDS encoding DUF5317 family protein gives MSEKLVIRKILEFGFAVFCISTLYVLSIKIGNILLIAPVGAAVYLLGDLIESRKARKILLAAAFLGLGIFFDEIRVSAFLTSAGVLFNYLIIVLNGMKMPTPARVFETADPIEQERYAPINEKTKLRFLGDILQLRDPTMAFSIGDVLFVVGSHASAVEVYLNTGGGF, from the coding sequence ATGTCGGAAAAGTTGGTTATACGAAAAATTCTAGAGTTTGGTTTTGCTGTTTTTTGCATATCAACACTGTATGTGTTGTCCATAAAAATCGGCAATATCCTATTGATTGCGCCGGTTGGGGCCGCAGTATATCTGCTCGGGGATCTTATAGAAAGCAGGAAGGCCAGAAAAATCCTTCTTGCGGCCGCGTTTCTCGGATTAGGGATATTTTTTGACGAAATCAGGGTATCTGCCTTTTTAACTTCGGCTGGCGTGCTATTTAATTACTTGATAATTGTATTGAATGGCATGAAAATGCCTACTCCTGCTAGAGTATTTGAAACAGCCGATCCGATTGAACAAGAGCGGTACGCACCAATTAATGAAAAAACCAAGCTACGGTTTTTGGGGGATATATTGCAATTGCGAGACCCAACTATGGCATTCAGCATCGGAGACGTTTTATTTGTAGTTGGGAGTCATGCGTCCGCAGTTGAGGTATATTTGAACACTGGAGGAGGGTTCTGA